One Nostoc punctiforme PCC 73102 DNA window includes the following coding sequences:
- a CDS encoding ferritin-like domain-containing protein, with translation MQYLYAYYSVNAPAEEPPEPDLKTFRIWKGANEVFNIAIDEMRHLHWVNQVLKLLGVKTTVKRAAKIGRRFEVPFYLQSLTSTQLQWFIDVEEPSRSTSTGLDGMYVGIQTSLQQLSPEELDPETQRRAVEIIKLIIDEGEGHYVRFSTAQQNLAFYDNAGRGDLPKYIRGGQWSQLSDQPNPELPNSNLYGVPHVEKFGSEGFILQKQSDAVYLTLIVFLKLAFAMQDEKISGASLRQAISLMFKLNAINFQLAEKGLTPLFTIPKWWESDPPVTSQEIAQTLLNTAKKQLLESGVLQSPAIAQFAQKAPLTESKVLKEPILSKVLQKAHNESIDEVLAHFDNAISETTFQ, from the coding sequence GTGCAATATCTCTACGCCTACTATTCTGTAAATGCTCCAGCAGAGGAGCCGCCAGAGCCAGATTTGAAAACATTCCGCATTTGGAAAGGAGCTAATGAGGTTTTCAATATCGCTATTGATGAAATGCGCCATTTGCACTGGGTCAACCAAGTATTAAAGTTACTGGGAGTCAAAACGACTGTCAAACGCGCTGCTAAGATTGGACGCAGGTTTGAAGTACCCTTCTATTTGCAAAGTCTTACCAGTACTCAGTTGCAGTGGTTTATCGATGTAGAAGAACCTAGTCGCTCTACCTCAACTGGGTTGGATGGAATGTACGTTGGGATTCAGACCTCGTTGCAACAGCTTTCACCAGAAGAGTTAGACCCAGAAACGCAACGTCGGGCGGTGGAAATCATTAAGCTGATCATTGATGAGGGTGAAGGACACTATGTGCGTTTCAGTACCGCCCAGCAGAATTTGGCTTTCTATGACAATGCGGGTCGTGGTGATTTGCCAAAATATATTCGCGGCGGTCAGTGGAGTCAACTAAGCGATCAACCCAACCCGGAATTACCTAACAGTAATCTCTATGGTGTTCCCCATGTTGAAAAATTCGGCAGCGAAGGGTTCATCCTGCAAAAACAAAGTGACGCTGTATATTTAACGTTAATAGTGTTTTTGAAGTTGGCGTTTGCTATGCAAGATGAAAAAATTAGTGGTGCATCGCTACGTCAAGCAATTTCTTTGATGTTTAAGCTGAACGCAATCAATTTTCAGCTAGCAGAAAAGGGACTGACACCACTGTTTACCATTCCTAAATGGTGGGAAAGCGATCCTCCCGTTACATCGCAGGAGATTGCCCAAACTTTGTTAAATACAGCCAAAAAACAATTGTTGGAATCAGGAGTATTGCAAAGCCCTGCGATCGCTCAATTTGCCCAAAAAGCACCATTAACTGAATCAAAGGTGTTGAAAGAGCCGATTCTCTCTAAAGTTTTGCAGAAAGCCCACAATGAAAGCATTGATGAAGTGCTTGCACATTTTGATAATGCTATTTCCGAAACCACATTTCAATGA
- a CDS encoding NAD(P)/FAD-dependent oxidoreductase, protein MTRVAVVGDSLSAYAVAAVLTKLGYNCDLLCYPTKSNFYGPSLVLNDVSETLLSELFPDVNLGVDSQRLTHRWVCWGTQPVQIEQPALAIRSNSLLELLRNSKVMQHTRMIDASQLTAQQISQKYAWTVYTKHKQRGMPTLGEPCLQNAARSLLPRSRSVPQGSGTPTAGVAIALSESSQSLIGGQRVIVTAEVQDTPKSAYTCYMESLAEGWLFYAPVNGSGAMVQACLPITPANPRRALLECLYKSTTISTFVNDLQKVNCFFSAPYLEWPLCGLGWLMVGEPAIKIDPVSGEGTPFALRSAILAGAVIDAILSDRIPDISALNHYQTRLTHSFISHLRGCIQFYREVFSTNLAWQAEINQMIDIAETLSTQLEQQAVNVLNYRLIDFELHIG, encoded by the coding sequence GTGACTCGTGTGGCTGTTGTTGGCGATAGTTTGAGTGCTTATGCTGTGGCCGCAGTTTTAACTAAGCTGGGTTATAATTGCGATTTGCTATGTTACCCAACAAAATCTAACTTTTACGGGCCTTCATTAGTACTCAATGATGTTAGCGAAACATTGCTTTCCGAGCTTTTCCCGGATGTGAATCTGGGTGTTGACAGTCAACGTCTGACTCATCGTTGGGTGTGTTGGGGCACACAGCCAGTGCAAATAGAACAGCCTGCATTGGCGATTAGATCCAACTCTTTACTAGAGTTACTACGAAACTCCAAGGTCATGCAGCACACGCGTATGATTGATGCTAGTCAATTGACTGCTCAACAAATATCCCAGAAATATGCTTGGACAGTCTATACCAAACACAAACAACGTGGGATGCCAACTCTTGGAGAGCCTTGTCTGCAAAACGCTGCGCGTAGCTTGCTTCCACGTTCGCGCAGCGTCCCGCAGGGAAGTGGTACACCAACGGCGGGCGTAGCCATCGCTTTGTCGGAAAGTTCCCAATCTTTGATTGGCGGTCAACGAGTCATAGTCACCGCTGAGGTACAAGACACGCCCAAATCTGCATATACCTGTTATATGGAGTCGCTGGCTGAAGGTTGGTTATTTTATGCTCCAGTCAATGGCTCTGGTGCTATGGTTCAGGCATGTTTGCCGATAACTCCAGCCAATCCTCGACGGGCGTTATTAGAATGTTTGTATAAAAGCACTACAATCAGCACGTTTGTCAACGATTTGCAAAAGGTAAATTGTTTTTTTTCTGCCCCCTACTTGGAATGGCCTCTCTGCGGTTTGGGTTGGCTGATGGTGGGCGAACCTGCGATTAAGATCGATCCTGTGAGTGGAGAAGGTACGCCTTTTGCATTACGCAGTGCAATATTGGCAGGAGCGGTAATTGATGCAATTTTGAGCGATCGCATTCCTGATATATCTGCATTAAATCATTATCAAACTAGATTAACTCATTCATTCATTTCTCATTTGCGAGGGTGTATCCAGTTTTATCGAGAAGTGTTTAGCACAAATTTAGCTTGGCAAGCTGAAATAAATCAGATGATTGATATTGCTGAGACTCTATCGACTCAGCTAGAACAACAGGCTGTTAATGTGTTGAACTATCGTTTGATTGATTTTGAGTTGCACATTGGGTGA
- a CDS encoding SDR family NAD(P)-dependent oxidoreductase gives MSKQLENKVVIVTGAGKGIGRAIALAFAVEGAHIVIADKSEELASLSADAIKAIGGKAIALITDVTQEQSVADMVEQTLVSFGKIDILVANAGIQRRYFVADLPLAEFQAILDVNLLGVFLTSKAVLPTFYSRQEGNIILIASDSGKHGYSYNAAYCASKFAVVGFMEALADEAKHYQVRVNALCLAGVKTDMGKELKETDGNCVNDTYFMEPEEVADVALFLASHQSRAIHGQAINVYGGVNYRLMREAPLMTKPY, from the coding sequence GTGTCAAAGCAACTTGAAAATAAGGTTGTAATAGTTACAGGTGCAGGGAAAGGTATTGGTCGGGCAATTGCGCTTGCCTTCGCTGTTGAGGGCGCACATATTGTTATAGCTGATAAGTCTGAGGAATTAGCCAGCCTGAGTGCTGATGCAATTAAAGCGATTGGTGGAAAAGCAATTGCTTTGATAACTGATGTCACTCAAGAACAGTCAGTTGCTGATATGGTAGAGCAAACACTTGTTAGCTTCGGAAAAATTGATATTTTGGTGGCAAATGCAGGTATTCAACGCCGTTATTTTGTTGCTGACTTGCCGCTTGCTGAATTCCAGGCAATACTTGATGTCAATTTACTTGGTGTGTTCCTGACATCCAAAGCGGTACTACCGACGTTCTACTCGCGGCAGGAAGGGAACATCATATTGATAGCTTCTGATTCAGGCAAACATGGCTATTCATATAACGCTGCATATTGTGCTAGTAAATTTGCAGTAGTTGGTTTTATGGAAGCATTAGCTGATGAAGCAAAGCACTATCAAGTTAGGGTGAATGCACTATGTCTGGCTGGAGTAAAAACCGATATGGGTAAGGAATTAAAGGAAACAGACGGCAACTGTGTTAATGACACTTACTTTATGGAACCTGAAGAAGTTGCAGATGTAGCATTATTTTTGGCTTCACACCAATCGCGTGCTATTCATGGGCAAGCAATCAATGTTTACGGTGGAGTCAATTACCGTCTGATGAGAGAAGCTCCCCTCATGACTAAGCCATACTAA
- a CDS encoding WD40 repeat domain-containing protein: MLDNWLSKKQMWLLRGVMVVIFLIQVGAYFWSSYREKNICKLSQPHSQYCDLTVVRKLSGVAEAIALSSDAHTLVGGGGKSFTVWHLPSQQPQLTLKGHANDIYDLALSADGQTLVSGSLDKTIKVWNLATGKLKFTLKGHSEVVNALAIAPNQQTIVSASSDKTIKMWNLATGQLTSTLAQTPDAVITLVLSSDGKTLVSGDSSNHITVWDLVTGRKRTTLTGHYGVVSALAISRDGQLLASGSAKQVKVWNLTTGKLLQDFGGFYFPQITIAFSPNGQSLIAGGGYKPYRVWNLATGNMEATLPDVSNWSGAMVFSRDGKTLFSGTQDGITVWKFSAPSHP, translated from the coding sequence ATGTTAGACAACTGGTTGAGCAAAAAACAGATGTGGCTGCTGCGTGGTGTAATGGTTGTGATTTTTTTGATACAAGTCGGAGCATATTTCTGGAGCAGTTACCGAGAAAAGAATATCTGCAAGTTATCGCAGCCTCATTCCCAGTATTGCGATTTGACAGTAGTGCGGAAGTTAAGTGGAGTAGCAGAAGCGATCGCCCTTTCTTCCGATGCTCACACCTTAGTGGGCGGCGGTGGCAAAAGCTTTACCGTCTGGCATCTGCCAAGTCAGCAGCCGCAATTAACCCTGAAAGGACACGCCAATGATATTTATGACCTTGCGCTTTCTGCTGATGGTCAGACTTTGGTGAGTGGGAGTTTAGACAAGACGATTAAGGTGTGGAATTTAGCGACGGGAAAACTCAAATTTACGCTCAAAGGACATTCTGAAGTTGTAAATGCACTGGCGATCGCACCCAATCAGCAAACAATTGTGAGTGCCAGTTCTGACAAGACCATTAAGATGTGGAATTTGGCGACTGGACAATTAACAAGCACATTGGCACAAACACCGGATGCTGTAATAACTTTGGTGCTGAGTTCGGATGGCAAGACTTTGGTTAGTGGCGATTCGAGCAATCACATCACTGTATGGGATCTGGTAACTGGACGAAAACGCACCACTTTGACTGGACATTATGGTGTAGTATCTGCTTTAGCCATTAGTCGTGACGGTCAGCTGCTCGCTAGTGGCAGCGCCAAGCAGGTAAAAGTGTGGAACCTGACAACAGGAAAATTGTTGCAGGATTTTGGGGGCTTCTATTTTCCGCAGATCACCATCGCCTTTAGTCCCAATGGGCAATCTTTAATTGCTGGTGGAGGATATAAACCATACCGGGTTTGGAATCTGGCAACAGGAAATATGGAAGCAACTCTGCCCGATGTTAGCAACTGGTCGGGGGCAATGGTATTTAGTAGGGATGGCAAGACTTTGTTTAGTGGAACACAGGACGGAATTACGGTGTGGAAATTTTCTGCACCAAGCCACCCGTAA